In Aquimarina sp. TRL1, a single window of DNA contains:
- a CDS encoding GTP-binding protein, protein MNHKLPVTVLSGFLGAGKTTLLNHILHNKEGLKVAVIVNDMSEVNVDAELVKNENILSRTEEKLVEMSNGCICCTLREDLMVEVERLAKENRFDYLLIESTGISEPVPVAQTFSFVDEENGIDLSRFSYIDTMVTVVDSFNFFNDFGSPERLMDRSLTNIDGDYRTIADLLADQVEFANVIILNKTDLITADHLNTLKDAIHSLNPSAHIVESSYSKVAPETILNTGLFDFEEAEQSAGWIEELEKSSHTPETEEYGISSFIFKSKKPFDPIRFFNFTLEFPETIIRSKGLFWLASRPEQALVWGQAGGSLKADSAGVWWSSMPVKKRIQYVAYIENQDIIEENWDKTFGDRKNEIVFIGQNMDRKQIISDLNACLSTDEELASLKWKLGYEDQWSVQRAAIY, encoded by the coding sequence ATGAATCATAAATTACCAGTGACCGTTTTAAGTGGCTTTCTCGGAGCGGGAAAAACTACCTTACTCAACCATATTCTACACAATAAAGAAGGGCTAAAAGTAGCAGTCATTGTGAATGATATGAGTGAAGTGAATGTAGATGCTGAATTAGTAAAAAACGAAAATATCTTATCGCGTACAGAAGAAAAATTAGTAGAAATGAGCAATGGTTGTATTTGCTGCACCCTCCGTGAAGATTTGATGGTCGAAGTGGAACGTTTGGCAAAAGAAAATCGATTTGACTATTTATTAATCGAAAGCACAGGTATTAGTGAACCTGTTCCTGTTGCCCAGACTTTTTCTTTTGTAGATGAAGAAAACGGAATTGACCTCTCTCGCTTCAGTTATATCGATACCATGGTTACAGTAGTAGACTCCTTTAATTTCTTCAATGATTTTGGCAGTCCAGAAAGATTAATGGATCGATCACTTACCAATATAGATGGAGATTATAGAACAATCGCCGACTTATTAGCTGACCAGGTTGAATTTGCCAATGTCATTATTTTAAATAAAACGGACTTAATAACTGCTGATCATCTCAATACTTTAAAAGACGCGATCCATTCATTAAACCCTTCTGCACATATCGTTGAATCTTCGTATAGCAAAGTAGCTCCTGAAACAATTCTCAATACAGGATTATTCGATTTTGAAGAAGCAGAACAGAGTGCCGGTTGGATTGAAGAGCTCGAAAAATCGAGCCATACTCCTGAGACTGAAGAATATGGAATATCTTCTTTTATTTTTAAATCAAAAAAGCCTTTTGACCCAATACGTTTTTTTAATTTTACACTAGAATTTCCGGAGACTATTATCCGAAGTAAAGGCTTATTCTGGCTAGCTTCCAGGCCTGAACAAGCTTTAGTTTGGGGACAGGCTGGCGGATCATTAAAAGCCGATAGTGCCGGAGTATGGTGGAGTAGTATGCCCGTTAAAAAACGAATCCAATATGTAGCATATATTGAAAATCAAGATATAATTGAAGAAAACTGGGACAAGACTTTTGGTGACAGAAAAAATGAAATTGTATTTATTGGACAAAACATGGATAGAAAACAAATTATATCTGATCTTAACGCATGTCTTTCTACCGATGAAGAATTAGCCTCCCTAAAATGGAAACTGGGCTATGAGGATCAATGGTCAGTTCAGAGAGCCGCCATATATTGA
- a CDS encoding TonB-dependent receptor — protein sequence MKHLITVFCMLCMHQTFAQSLKGKVVSRDNIPVTEAHIFNVNDKHHTHTNEKGAFKLAPVTIGDTLVISHVNYKKKTIVVSDFKPTTIILEENLVTLEEITIRKELNALNVITAIDIQANPVNSSQEILQKVPGLFIGQHAGGGKAEQIFLRGFDIDHGTDITITADGLPVNMVSHAHGQGYADLHFVIPETVDKIDFGKGAYYADKGNFNTAGYVNFKTKNSLNSSIVKLDIGQFNTQRFLGMFNLLNNNKQSAYIASEYILTDGYFDSSQNFDRLNIFGKYTNSITDTEKIGITISHFTSTWDASGQIPQRAVTSGLISRFGAIDDTEGGSTSRTNVLVTYNKTLSENASIQNKVYYNTYDFELFSNFTFFLDDPVNGDQIKQKETRNIYGFHSDYKQDFTTIDGSFSAGISLRNDQSSDNELSHTLNRRETLNQIQFGAINETNFGAYVNANVTFDKLTINPALRLDYFNFKYNDALQTSYKTQSQTESIISPKLNIFYNYNDNLQLYAKTGKGFHSNDTRVVVAQNGTDILPASYGFDTGFIWKPIPKLLINTAYWYLFLEQEFVYVGDAGIVEPSGKTNRQGIDFSLRYEPVNQLFFNIDANYTYARASEEIEGQDFIPLAPDFTVTSGLNYKSKSGFYGGAQLRFIDDRPANEDNSIVAEGYTVTDLNAGYEYKNITVGLQIQNLFDVAWNETQFATESRLQNEVDATEEIHFTPGTPFFLKGTISVRF from the coding sequence ATGAAGCACCTAATTACGGTTTTTTGCATGTTATGTATGCACCAAACCTTTGCTCAATCTTTAAAAGGAAAAGTCGTTTCTCGAGATAACATCCCGGTTACTGAAGCGCATATTTTTAATGTAAATGATAAACATCACACCCATACCAATGAAAAAGGTGCTTTTAAGTTAGCCCCTGTTACTATTGGAGATACGCTTGTTATTAGTCATGTAAACTACAAAAAGAAAACAATTGTGGTTAGTGATTTTAAGCCAACAACTATTATCCTGGAAGAAAACCTGGTGACGCTAGAAGAAATAACGATTCGTAAAGAACTAAATGCACTGAATGTAATTACTGCTATTGATATACAAGCCAATCCTGTAAATTCATCACAAGAGATTTTGCAGAAAGTTCCCGGATTATTTATAGGGCAACACGCAGGAGGAGGAAAGGCAGAACAAATTTTTCTTCGCGGTTTTGATATAGATCACGGTACTGATATTACCATTACAGCAGATGGATTACCGGTCAATATGGTGTCGCATGCTCATGGACAAGGGTATGCCGATCTACATTTTGTAATTCCGGAAACAGTTGATAAAATAGACTTTGGAAAAGGTGCTTATTATGCAGATAAAGGAAACTTCAATACAGCAGGGTATGTCAACTTTAAAACAAAAAACAGCTTAAATTCTTCTATTGTAAAACTAGATATAGGACAATTTAATACCCAACGTTTTTTAGGAATGTTTAATCTCCTAAACAACAACAAGCAAAGTGCATACATCGCCTCTGAATATATCCTTACGGATGGTTATTTTGATAGTTCGCAGAATTTTGATCGCTTAAACATTTTTGGAAAGTACACCAATTCTATAACCGATACAGAAAAAATCGGAATAACCATATCACATTTTACCAGTACATGGGACGCATCAGGACAAATTCCGCAACGCGCTGTCACCAGTGGTTTGATTTCGCGTTTTGGCGCTATTGATGATACCGAAGGAGGCTCGACAAGCCGAACAAATGTATTAGTCACCTATAATAAGACCCTTTCAGAAAATGCGTCGATACAGAACAAGGTGTATTATAACACCTATGATTTTGAACTGTTCTCGAACTTTACTTTTTTTCTGGATGATCCTGTCAACGGGGATCAAATCAAACAAAAAGAAACACGGAATATCTATGGGTTTCACAGTGACTACAAACAAGATTTCACTACAATTGACGGAAGTTTCTCGGCAGGGATTAGCCTTCGAAACGATCAAAGCTCTGACAATGAATTATCCCATACTTTAAACCGAAGAGAAACGCTGAATCAAATACAATTTGGGGCTATTAACGAAACCAATTTTGGCGCATATGTAAATGCTAATGTTACCTTTGACAAATTGACGATCAACCCTGCACTGCGTTTAGATTATTTCAATTTTAAATACAATGATGCCTTGCAGACAAGCTATAAAACTCAATCACAAACAGAAAGCATCATAAGTCCCAAATTAAATATCTTCTATAATTACAACGACAATTTGCAACTGTATGCTAAAACAGGAAAAGGGTTTCATTCTAATGATACTCGCGTTGTAGTGGCGCAAAACGGAACAGATATTCTACCCGCTTCTTACGGATTTGACACTGGTTTTATTTGGAAACCTATCCCCAAATTACTGATAAACACAGCATACTGGTACCTGTTTTTAGAACAAGAATTCGTATATGTTGGGGATGCGGGAATTGTAGAGCCTAGTGGCAAAACTAATCGACAAGGTATTGATTTTAGTTTGAGATATGAACCTGTAAATCAGCTTTTCTTTAACATAGATGCCAATTATACGTATGCCAGAGCTTCAGAAGAAATAGAAGGTCAAGATTTTATTCCTTTGGCTCCTGATTTCACGGTAACAAGTGGTCTAAATTATAAAAGTAAATCCGGATTTTATGGAGGGGCACAACTAAGGTTTATCGATGACAGACCTGCAAATGAAGACAACTCTATCGTAGCTGAAGGATATACAGTAACAGATCTCAATGCCGGATATGAGTATAAAAATATCACGGTGGGATTACAAATTCAAAACCTTTTTGATGTCGCCTGGAATGAAACGCAATTTGCTACGGAATCCCGTTTGCAAAATGAAGTTGATGCAACAGAGGAAATTCATTTCACCCCCGGAACTCCCTTTTTCCTAAAAGGAACTATCAGTGTGCGTTTTTAA
- a CDS encoding SPOR domain-containing protein has protein sequence MPFITDEELLNLQVQIDEAKEEKRATNFIHTKAIRDEKDKTKKFKIATIILGIIALLGIAGTIYFLNFNTPENAISKLKHENTVADLNDKIAELEENVKTLSLSPKENEEAASETAGSLEGALVYAVQIGAFVDKDLSLYSEGFANFREIRSGDYNKYALGNFESLEEAKQFRRELLKLGFRDAFIASYQDNQRVKIEEAY, from the coding sequence ATGCCTTTTATAACCGACGAAGAACTACTTAACCTACAAGTACAAATAGATGAAGCCAAGGAAGAAAAACGAGCGACCAACTTCATTCACACCAAAGCTATACGGGACGAAAAAGACAAAACAAAAAAGTTTAAAATAGCCACTATCATTCTTGGAATTATCGCATTATTAGGTATTGCCGGAACTATTTATTTTTTAAATTTCAATACCCCGGAAAATGCAATCTCCAAGCTAAAACATGAAAATACAGTGGCAGATCTCAATGATAAGATTGCTGAATTAGAAGAAAATGTAAAAACCTTATCACTCAGCCCTAAAGAAAATGAAGAAGCCGCTTCTGAGACTGCCGGATCCTTAGAAGGAGCATTAGTGTATGCCGTACAGATTGGCGCCTTTGTAGATAAGGACCTATCATTATATTCTGAAGGATTTGCCAATTTTAGAGAAATCAGAAGTGGGGACTATAATAAGTATGCCTTAGGAAATTTCGAATCCCTGGAAGAAGCAAAGCAATTCAGAAGGGAATTGCTTAAACTCGGGTTCAGAGATGCATTTATTGCCTCTTATCAGGATAATCAGCGTGTAAAAATAGAAGAAGCTTATTAA
- a CDS encoding GDYXXLXY domain-containing protein, translating into MKTSYVIIGFVSTALLQLTMSARIIWKQERVLVTGTAYKFKTAPIDPVDPFRGNYITLRFDENTFFIKNHKYKRGDKVRLSLKQDSEGFAMVTAIGKEDQPVTHDYIWATVSYVTEDFIRYDIPFNRFYMEEGKAKEAEIAYRDTHRLCPLEEVYALVYVREETAVLKDVYIKDIPIKEYVLQERASRIK; encoded by the coding sequence ATGAAAACTAGTTATGTAATTATTGGATTTGTTAGTACCGCCCTGTTGCAACTGACCATGTCGGCACGGATCATTTGGAAACAGGAAAGAGTATTGGTTACAGGAACAGCTTATAAATTTAAAACAGCCCCTATAGATCCGGTGGATCCTTTTCGGGGTAATTATATCACATTGCGATTCGATGAAAACACTTTTTTTATAAAAAATCACAAGTATAAAAGAGGGGATAAAGTCAGATTATCTTTAAAACAAGATTCGGAAGGGTTTGCTATGGTAACAGCGATTGGTAAGGAAGATCAACCGGTAACACATGATTATATATGGGCAACAGTATCGTATGTGACGGAAGATTTTATTCGATATGATATCCCTTTTAATCGGTTCTATATGGAAGAGGGGAAGGCAAAAGAAGCAGAAATAGCCTATAGGGATACGCATAGATTATGCCCATTAGAGGAGGTATATGCACTGGTGTATGTGAGAGAAGAAACTGCGGTATTGAAGGACGTGTACATTAAAGATATTCCAATAAAAGAATATGTGCTACAGGAAAGAGCCTCCCGTATAAAATAA